In one Pseudarthrobacter sp. NBSH8 genomic region, the following are encoded:
- a CDS encoding universal stress protein: MSSDSAFTIVVGFDGSEHSQTALSWAVDEARQRDGQLRLITAWNRAPMAWYPAVLETAAGGIADEESPEQIAGTLQAEALKSAADEGVTATGQVVNSDSPASAILDAAQDADLVVVGSRGHGGFPGLHLGSVSTQVIDHAPCPVLVVRPKTS, from the coding sequence ATGAGCAGTGACAGCGCGTTCACGATTGTGGTGGGGTTTGACGGTTCCGAACATTCTCAGACAGCGCTGAGCTGGGCGGTGGACGAGGCCCGGCAGCGCGACGGTCAGCTCCGCCTGATCACGGCATGGAACAGGGCGCCGATGGCCTGGTATCCGGCTGTGCTGGAAACGGCGGCGGGTGGAATCGCCGATGAAGAGTCCCCGGAGCAGATCGCAGGGACGCTTCAGGCTGAGGCGCTGAAGTCTGCTGCAGATGAGGGGGTGACCGCCACCGGGCAGGTCGTTAACAGTGATTCACCGGCATCGGCAATACTCGACGCGGCCCAGGACGCGGATCTTGTGGTCGTTGGCTCCCGAGGGCATGGGGGATTTCCCGGGTTGCACCTGGGCTCGGTCAGCACCCAGGTCATCGACCACGCGCCATGTCCTGTCCTGGTCGTCCGGCCCAAGACCTCCTAA